Proteins encoded within one genomic window of Candidatus Pseudothioglobus singularis PS1:
- a CDS encoding nitric oxide reductase activation protein NorD has protein sequence MSSVQLSDFEDKFQNPSSVLHDALTGSFVEASKVMTPNGLKVYLDGAGALHAMGKGEDMVISFLEETPMVVREVGESIIGEIVFSIMKLSSQTSAAVIVLMISSLPNVARRMSDFDLLKGYLRLLERMIALAPRGMRPMLNNIDLLTSKLTLGGLRRWVLYGAETFNRDFKAQIAYFELSSAESLQILEQERRGTLFIDNQRKLQFYLRAFYNRDFFLRPTSGDYETKKGLKPYIEYGVMHIPDAYDDYKHASGRIVPGINCYRAVCAHAAAHIMETTSAFKGDQLNPLQVACVSLIEDLRVELNTIKKFPGMKKLWIALHPEDEDLKDLNPFIIDLVDLSRLALDSKYKAKQSFNKDFLKLFNTEMKVSVNSSDISFELGLEYYEIIKSETDVKISASALVAAPISYRDDNRYIWEYEDLDWVSEGNDYVPASQRQVRRKANIMEMYNELDVETAGDDAQEIWTLETEYFPDELDGVSINEIEGKEPVSEPFHYNEWDYQLQLYRPNWATLYERRLRKGNSEVINNILKEHKPIANNLKNAIDQMQPQGLVKLKKQQEGSELDIDACVTALSDIRVGTTPSDRIYVKKVQHIRDVSVNLLMDLSESTNDMVVGSEKTILELMREATSLLSWAIDKIGDNLTISGFASDSRHDVQYYRFKPFHFSFNDEVKGRLAGIKGGLSTRMGAAIRHAGIDLLTQSSAKKILLVLTDGEPADIDVDDPQHLRMDAKKAVEELRGHGIVTFCISLDPYADQYVARIFGKNRFMVIDNLEKLPERLPQLFISLTK, from the coding sequence ATGAGTTCGGTTCAACTATCGGATTTTGAGGATAAGTTTCAAAACCCCTCTAGCGTCCTTCATGATGCTTTAACTGGAAGTTTTGTAGAGGCCTCGAAAGTGATGACGCCTAATGGCCTTAAAGTGTACCTAGATGGTGCTGGCGCCCTTCATGCAATGGGAAAGGGTGAGGACATGGTTATTTCATTCCTAGAAGAAACCCCCATGGTTGTTAGAGAAGTTGGTGAGTCTATCATTGGTGAAATTGTCTTTTCGATAATGAAATTGTCCTCACAAACTTCAGCTGCCGTAATTGTTTTAATGATTTCAAGCCTCCCAAATGTTGCAAGACGAATGAGTGATTTTGATCTGTTGAAGGGGTACCTTCGATTATTAGAAAGGATGATTGCACTTGCCCCTCGAGGAATGAGGCCAATGCTTAATAACATTGATCTATTAACAAGTAAACTGACTTTGGGAGGGCTCAGGCGATGGGTTCTGTATGGAGCAGAAACTTTCAATAGAGATTTTAAGGCTCAGATTGCTTATTTTGAGCTTAGTAGTGCCGAGTCACTGCAAATTCTTGAACAGGAGAGGCGAGGCACTCTTTTTATAGATAATCAGAGAAAGCTTCAGTTTTATTTGAGAGCATTTTACAACCGTGATTTTTTTCTGCGCCCAACCTCTGGAGACTATGAGACAAAGAAAGGCTTGAAGCCATACATTGAATATGGAGTAATGCATATTCCAGACGCTTATGATGATTATAAGCACGCTTCAGGTAGGATTGTTCCAGGTATAAATTGTTATCGAGCAGTCTGTGCTCATGCAGCAGCGCATATCATGGAAACAACTTCAGCCTTTAAAGGTGACCAATTAAATCCATTGCAGGTTGCTTGTGTCTCTTTGATAGAGGACTTAAGAGTTGAATTAAATACTATTAAGAAGTTCCCAGGGATGAAAAAGCTATGGATTGCATTGCACCCTGAGGATGAGGATTTGAAAGATCTCAATCCATTTATTATTGACTTAGTAGATTTATCAAGGTTGGCACTTGACTCGAAATACAAAGCAAAGCAGTCATTTAATAAAGATTTTTTAAAATTATTCAATACAGAAATGAAAGTATCCGTTAACTCTTCAGACATAAGCTTTGAGTTAGGTTTGGAGTATTATGAAATTATCAAATCAGAGACTGATGTCAAAATAAGTGCCTCAGCACTAGTTGCTGCTCCCATTTCATACAGAGACGATAATCGCTATATATGGGAATATGAGGACTTGGACTGGGTTTCAGAAGGGAATGATTATGTTCCTGCAAGTCAGCGACAGGTGAGAAGAAAAGCAAACATCATGGAGATGTATAATGAGCTTGATGTAGAGACTGCAGGCGATGATGCACAGGAAATTTGGACACTTGAGACAGAGTACTTTCCTGATGAGCTGGATGGTGTAAGCATTAATGAAATCGAGGGTAAAGAGCCTGTTAGTGAGCCGTTTCATTACAATGAATGGGATTATCAATTACAGTTGTATCGTCCGAATTGGGCAACGCTTTATGAAAGAAGATTACGAAAGGGTAACTCTGAGGTTATCAATAATATTCTTAAAGAGCATAAGCCGATTGCAAATAATCTCAAAAATGCGATTGACCAGATGCAGCCCCAAGGACTCGTTAAGTTAAAAAAGCAACAAGAGGGTAGTGAGCTTGATATTGACGCATGCGTCACAGCGCTGTCGGATATCAGGGTAGGAACAACACCCTCAGATCGAATATATGTTAAGAAGGTTCAGCACATTAGAGATGTATCAGTTAACCTTCTTATGGATTTGTCTGAGTCGACAAATGACATGGTTGTTGGGAGTGAAAAGACAATCCTGGAGCTAATGAGAGAAGCCACCTCGCTGCTTTCATGGGCAATCGATAAAATTGGAGACAATTTAACGATTTCAGGTTTTGCCTCAGACTCAAGGCATGATGTCCAGTATTATCGATTCAAGCCATTTCATTTTAGTTTTAATGATGAAGTAAAAGGCAGATTGGCTGGAATTAAAGGGGGTCTTTCGACAAGGATGGGGGCGGCGATCAGACATGCTGGTATCGATTTATTAACGCAGTCTTCTGCAAAGAAAATTTTATTAGTTTTGACAGATGGTGAGCCCGCAGATATCGATGTAGATGACCCACAACATCTTCGTATGGACGCAAAAAAAGCAGTTGAAGAGCTTAGAGGTCATGGCATTGTAACATTTTGCATCAGTTTAGATCCATATGCTGACCAGTATGTGGCTAGGATTTTTGGAAAAAATCGTTTTATGGTGATTGATAACCTTGAAAAATTACCAGAAAGATTGCCTCAACTATTTATATCGCTAACAAAGTGA
- a CDS encoding CbbQ/NirQ/NorQ/GpvN family protein, which translates to MNELDQYKIAEEPFYQPQEDEIEMYTAAYMNRMPVMLKGPTGCGKSRFVEYMAYKLDKPLITVACNEDMSASDLVGRFLLDKEGTIWQDGPLAMAARYGGICYLDEVVEARQDTTVVIHPLTDYRRTLPLDKKGELIEAHPDFQLVISYNPGYQNLMKDLKQSTKQRFCGFNFHYPDEKTEAHIIAKESGVNKETAIKLVQVAQRARNLVGHGLDEGISTRLCVYAGQLIADKVNQKSACKIAMVNPITDDLDIVDTLNAAIDTFFE; encoded by the coding sequence ATGAATGAATTAGACCAATATAAAATTGCTGAAGAGCCCTTCTATCAGCCCCAAGAAGATGAAATTGAAATGTATACAGCTGCCTACATGAACCGTATGCCAGTAATGCTAAAAGGGCCAACTGGTTGTGGCAAGTCTCGCTTTGTAGAATATATGGCTTATAAATTAGATAAACCATTAATCACTGTTGCTTGCAATGAAGATATGTCTGCGAGTGATCTCGTGGGGCGGTTTTTGCTTGATAAAGAGGGTACTATTTGGCAAGATGGTCCATTAGCAATGGCGGCTCGCTATGGTGGTATATGTTATTTAGATGAAGTGGTAGAGGCAAGACAAGATACAACTGTTGTAATTCATCCACTTACTGACTATAGAAGAACCTTGCCGCTTGATAAGAAGGGAGAGTTGATTGAGGCACATCCAGATTTTCAGTTAGTGATTTCATATAATCCAGGCTATCAAAACTTAATGAAAGACCTTAAACAGTCAACAAAGCAAAGATTCTGCGGCTTTAATTTTCATTATCCTGATGAAAAAACTGAGGCTCATATTATTGCAAAAGAGTCTGGTGTCAATAAAGAAACTGCTATCAAGTTAGTTCAAGTGGCCCAAAGAGCAAGAAACTTAGTTGGCCATGGTTTAGATGAAGGAATCTCAACTCGATTGTGCGTATATGCAGGACAACTAATTGCAGACAAGGTGAATCAAAAATCAGCCTGCAAAATTGCTATGGTTAATCCCATAACCGATGACTTGGACATCGTGGACACCTTGAACGCCGCTATTGATACTTTTTTTGAATAA
- a CDS encoding ribulose bisphosphate carboxylase small subunit, whose translation MSKVQDYPSRLSDNSSRKFETFSYLPAMTDKQIREQVQYIVDQGYNPGVEHTEVENATGNYWYMWKLPLFGETDIDTILDECKACHEANPDNHVRLIGYDNYAQSQGASMVIYRGKGFK comes from the coding sequence ATGAGTAAAGTTCAAGACTATCCTTCACGCTTAAGTGATAATTCGAGTAGAAAATTTGAGACATTTTCATACTTACCAGCAATGACAGACAAGCAAATCCGAGAGCAAGTTCAATATATTGTTGATCAGGGATACAATCCAGGAGTAGAGCATACTGAGGTAGAAAATGCAACTGGAAACTATTGGTATATGTGGAAATTACCTCTTTTTGGAGAAACAGATATTGATACTATTCTTGATGAATGCAAAGCATGTCATGAGGCTAACCCTGACAATCATGTGCGTTTAATTGGTTATGATAACTATGCTCAGTCACAAGGTGCATCTATGGTTATTTACAGAGGCAAAGGTTTTAAATAA
- a CDS encoding form I ribulose bisphosphate carboxylase large subunit, with translation MAKKGYDAGVKEYRDTYWMPEYEPKDTDILACFKITPQPGVPREEVAAAVAAESSTGTWTTVWTDLLTDLDHYKGRAYRIEDVPGSDDAIYAFIAYPIDLFEEGSIVNVLTSLVGNVFGFKALRALRLEDIRFPIAYVMTCGGPPNGIQVERDKMNKYGRPMLGCTIKPKLGLSAKNYGRACYEGLRGGLDFTKDDENVNSQPFMRWRDRFGFVQDAIERAEKETGERKGHYLNVTAPTPEEMYKRAEYAKELGTPIIMHDFFTAGFTANTGLANWCRDNGLLLHIHRAMHAVVDRNPNHGIHFRVLAKCLRLSGGDHMHSGTVVGKLEGDRDSTLGWIDCMRDSFIKEDRSRGIFFDQDFGSMPGMLPVASGGIHVWHMPALVNIFGDDSVLQFGGGTLGHPWGNAAGAAANRVAVEACVEARNAGRELEKESKDILTNAAKHSPELKVAMETWKEIKFEFDTVDKLDIQHK, from the coding sequence ATGGCAAAAAAAGGATACGATGCTGGAGTAAAAGAATATAGAGATACCTATTGGATGCCCGAATACGAGCCAAAAGATACTGATATTCTTGCATGTTTTAAAATAACGCCTCAGCCGGGTGTGCCAAGAGAAGAAGTTGCTGCAGCTGTTGCTGCGGAATCTTCAACTGGAACTTGGACAACAGTATGGACAGATTTGTTGACAGACCTTGATCACTATAAGGGTAGAGCCTACAGAATTGAAGACGTTCCAGGTTCGGATGATGCTATTTATGCATTTATTGCCTATCCAATTGATTTATTTGAGGAAGGGTCTATTGTTAATGTCTTAACATCCCTTGTTGGAAATGTATTTGGTTTTAAAGCGCTGCGAGCCCTTAGACTTGAAGATATTCGATTCCCAATTGCCTATGTTATGACTTGTGGAGGTCCACCTAACGGAATTCAAGTTGAGAGAGACAAAATGAATAAGTATGGACGCCCCATGTTGGGTTGCACCATTAAGCCTAAATTAGGTCTTTCGGCTAAGAATTATGGTCGTGCATGCTATGAAGGACTTAGAGGCGGTCTAGATTTTACAAAAGATGATGAAAACGTAAATTCACAACCATTTATGCGTTGGAGAGATCGTTTTGGATTCGTTCAAGATGCCATTGAGAGAGCTGAAAAAGAAACAGGTGAACGTAAAGGGCACTATTTAAACGTGACAGCGCCAACTCCTGAAGAGATGTATAAGCGTGCTGAGTATGCAAAAGAGTTAGGTACACCAATAATTATGCATGACTTTTTTACGGCTGGCTTTACAGCAAATACTGGCCTCGCAAACTGGTGTCGTGATAATGGACTATTGCTTCACATTCACAGAGCTATGCATGCTGTTGTTGATAGGAACCCTAACCATGGTATTCACTTTAGGGTTCTTGCAAAATGCCTAAGGCTTTCTGGCGGTGATCATATGCACTCAGGAACTGTTGTAGGTAAACTTGAAGGTGATCGCGATTCTACATTAGGTTGGATCGATTGTATGCGTGATAGTTTTATTAAAGAGGACCGTTCAAGAGGTATTTTCTTTGATCAAGATTTTGGTTCAATGCCTGGGATGTTACCTGTAGCATCTGGTGGCATCCACGTATGGCATATGCCTGCTTTAGTTAATATCTTTGGTGATGATTCAGTACTTCAGTTTGGAGGTGGTACGCTAGGACATCCCTGGGGTAATGCTGCTGGCGCTGCTGCAAACCGAGTTGCTGTTGAAGCATGTGTTGAAGCTCGAAATGCAGGAAGAGAGCTAGAGAAGGAATCTAAAGATATTCTCACCAATGCTGCAAAACATTCACCAGAGCTTAAAGTGGCGATGGAAACATGGAAAGAAATTAAATTTGAGTTTGATACTGTTGATAAATTAGATATACAGCATAAATAA
- a CDS encoding LysR family transcriptional regulator codes for MINYTLKQLYSFESVIRLGGFTSASKELHITQPAVYMQIQQLQENIGTKLFDINGKKISPTFVGKKIYKTALDTISSLESSKLEIDEILKPDSGHLQIAVATTANSFISALLAKFKKDFPKMTFYIDVTNRQSLLDNLKNNNADLVIMGEPPKNIPLTSQAFMQNPLIAIAHPENELLSKKDISIKDLSQETLLTREIGSGTRITIERFTGLNFNSDIQINSNEAIVEAVQAGLGIGFVSMHSVNLQLKNKIIRQLDVEPFPIIRQWHIVHNAKAELSPIARRFKQYIIDNTKNEKYL; via the coding sequence ATGATTAATTATACTCTCAAACAACTCTATAGCTTTGAATCTGTAATCAGACTTGGAGGCTTTACAAGTGCCAGTAAAGAGCTACATATCACTCAGCCTGCTGTTTACATGCAGATTCAACAATTACAAGAAAATATTGGTACTAAATTGTTCGATATCAATGGAAAAAAAATTAGCCCAACCTTTGTAGGCAAAAAAATTTATAAAACTGCTCTTGACACCATTAGCTCTCTTGAAAGCTCTAAACTTGAAATTGATGAAATTTTAAAACCTGACTCTGGACACCTTCAAATAGCAGTTGCGACGACAGCAAATTCCTTTATTAGCGCCTTACTTGCAAAATTTAAAAAAGATTTTCCAAAAATGACCTTTTATATTGATGTAACCAATAGACAATCACTCCTTGATAATCTTAAAAATAATAATGCGGATCTTGTGATTATGGGCGAGCCACCAAAAAATATTCCCTTAACTTCTCAAGCTTTTATGCAAAACCCCTTGATTGCTATTGCTCATCCTGAGAATGAATTACTCAGTAAAAAAGATATATCAATTAAAGATTTGTCTCAGGAAACTCTTCTTACTAGAGAAATTGGATCAGGCACAAGAATTACAATTGAAAGATTTACAGGTCTAAATTTTAATTCTGATATTCAGATTAATTCTAATGAAGCAATTGTTGAAGCTGTTCAAGCTGGCTTAGGAATTGGGTTTGTGTCGATGCATTCTGTCAATCTGCAACTTAAAAATAAAATCATTAGACAGCTTGATGTAGAGCCATTCCCTATCATAAGACAATGGCACATTGTTCATAATGCCAAAGCTGAATTATCTCCAATTGCTAGAAGGTTTAAACAGTATATTATTGATAACACAAAGAATGAAAAATATCTTTAA
- the argJ gene encoding bifunctional glutamate N-acetyltransferase/amino-acid acetyltransferase ArgJ → MSIDLLEVQGVKCSSVYSGIKKNNALDLSLISLVKGSKTAAVFTQNIFCAAPVIVAKNHLHSDVEALLINSGNANAGTGKKGLEHTFESCEILARELLIKPEQVLPFSTGVIGELLPIDAFKNNANLLVSSLSKGGLRSVAKGILTTDLVEKSYSTSFRVGENTVTLSGIAKGSGMIRPDMATMLSFIVSDINASSEELQDCLTIAVNQSFNRITVDGDTSTNDACTLSATNKSDVQLKDCKNEFQLALNELTKELALMIVRDGEGATKFVEVKVGGLDSNKDCLEVAYTVAHSPLVKTALFASDANWGRILAAVGRSKIDGLSINNIDIFLNDLQVISSGEVSNDYSEASGTSEMQKPEITISVALGDAKTSESVWTTDLSYDYVKINAEYRS, encoded by the coding sequence ATGAGTATTGATTTACTTGAAGTTCAAGGTGTTAAATGCTCCTCCGTTTACTCAGGGATAAAGAAAAATAATGCACTAGATCTTTCCTTAATCTCACTTGTAAAGGGAAGTAAAACTGCTGCTGTTTTTACGCAAAATATCTTTTGTGCTGCACCAGTCATAGTTGCAAAAAACCACTTACACTCTGATGTAGAGGCGCTTTTAATTAACAGTGGAAATGCTAATGCTGGCACCGGTAAAAAAGGACTGGAGCACACATTTGAATCATGTGAAATTTTAGCCCGAGAACTTCTTATTAAGCCTGAACAGGTACTGCCTTTCTCAACAGGCGTAATTGGTGAATTGTTACCTATAGATGCATTTAAAAATAATGCAAATCTTCTTGTAAGTTCTCTTTCTAAAGGCGGCCTTAGGAGTGTCGCCAAAGGAATTTTGACAACTGACCTAGTTGAAAAGTCATATTCTACTTCTTTTAGAGTTGGTGAGAATACTGTCACTCTTTCTGGGATTGCAAAAGGTTCTGGAATGATTAGGCCAGACATGGCAACAATGCTTAGTTTTATAGTGAGTGATATTAATGCATCCTCAGAAGAACTACAAGATTGTTTAACAATTGCAGTAAATCAATCATTTAATCGCATTACAGTAGACGGCGACACGTCAACAAATGATGCCTGTACTCTGAGCGCTACCAATAAATCTGATGTCCAGCTCAAAGATTGTAAAAATGAATTTCAATTGGCACTTAATGAATTAACAAAAGAGTTAGCTTTAATGATTGTTAGGGATGGAGAGGGTGCAACTAAGTTTGTAGAAGTAAAAGTGGGTGGATTAGATTCTAATAAAGATTGTTTAGAAGTCGCATATACGGTTGCTCATTCACCATTAGTTAAGACAGCACTATTTGCAAGTGACGCAAATTGGGGCCGAATTCTGGCTGCAGTAGGGCGATCAAAAATTGATGGCTTGAGTATTAATAATATTGATATATTTTTAAATGATCTTCAAGTTATTTCTTCTGGAGAGGTTAGCAATGACTATTCAGAGGCATCTGGCACTAGTGAAATGCAAAAACCTGAGATTACTATTAGTGTTGCTTTAGGTGATGCAAAGACTTCTGAAAGTGTTTGGACAACGGATCTTTCATACGACTATGTAAAAATTAATGCAGAGTACCGTAGTTAA
- a CDS encoding ABC transporter permease, which yields MKKVFIKSNFLIGLLALTVALPIFVVSSAWLLPGTDLWSHFAQTLLPDLVTSTLILLIGVGIGVSILGTILAYLVVMVEFPGRAWLEWALFLPFAIPAYVLAFVYLGVFDYSGYAQVWLREYLGIPGFDIRSGYWAIILTFVLVFYPYVYMMARASFKRQKMQMIEAGKMLGAKPLRVFWRISVPLARPAIAAGVLVTLMETLADFGVVSLFNYSTFTTAIYSAWGDFRSIEVAAQLASLLVLVSFFLIYFERKARGSAKYYSSDVSNVKAYYAKGAIGWLIFFFVFGVFMLSFAMPLLQILIWSAELFSIEWTHRYFDYFVSSGILTLSATVLTVFVATVLALPSRRKSESKGLQLLIRFSTLGYALPGSVMAVGLLYGVQNISLISIYLGGSSINHILFGSVSLLLFAYVSRFMAIAFNSTSASSEQIKPIYGQSARLLGASRLRLIRDVYLPMMMPGILAGGLLVAVDVMKELPATYLLRPFGWDTLAIRVFELSSEGLYERAAIPALMMVFFGAIIMLLFNKLDNKKY from the coding sequence ATGAAAAAGGTTTTTATCAAATCAAATTTTTTAATAGGTCTGCTTGCTTTAACGGTTGCTCTTCCCATATTTGTAGTTTCTTCAGCATGGCTTTTGCCTGGCACAGATTTATGGTCACATTTTGCTCAGACATTACTACCTGACCTTGTTACTTCAACTTTGATTCTGTTGATTGGTGTTGGAATTGGGGTGAGTATTTTAGGAACTATATTGGCATATCTTGTTGTTATGGTGGAGTTTCCTGGCCGGGCTTGGCTAGAGTGGGCTCTATTTCTTCCTTTTGCAATCCCTGCATATGTTTTAGCTTTCGTTTATCTTGGTGTGTTTGACTATTCGGGTTACGCTCAGGTATGGTTGAGAGAGTATTTAGGGATTCCAGGTTTTGATATTCGTTCAGGATACTGGGCAATAATTTTGACTTTTGTCTTGGTTTTTTATCCATATGTTTATATGATGGCAAGAGCCTCATTTAAGCGTCAAAAGATGCAAATGATCGAAGCTGGTAAAATGTTAGGAGCAAAACCTTTAAGAGTCTTTTGGCGAATTTCTGTTCCACTTGCAAGGCCTGCAATTGCTGCCGGCGTATTGGTAACTTTGATGGAAACATTAGCAGATTTTGGAGTTGTTTCATTATTTAACTATTCAACATTTACAACTGCAATATATTCAGCATGGGGGGATTTTCGTTCAATTGAGGTAGCCGCTCAATTAGCCTCATTGTTGGTTCTTGTATCTTTTTTTCTTATCTATTTTGAAAGAAAAGCAAGAGGAAGTGCTAAGTATTATTCTTCTGATGTATCTAATGTTAAAGCTTATTATGCAAAAGGAGCTATTGGTTGGCTAATCTTCTTTTTTGTGTTTGGTGTATTTATGTTGTCATTTGCAATGCCATTACTTCAGATATTAATTTGGAGTGCTGAATTATTCTCTATTGAATGGACTCATCGCTATTTTGACTATTTTGTATCCAGTGGAATTTTGACACTCAGTGCAACCGTTTTAACGGTTTTTGTTGCAACAGTATTGGCACTTCCTAGTCGACGAAAGTCAGAGAGTAAAGGCTTGCAGTTGCTGATTCGATTTTCAACTCTTGGATATGCATTACCAGGTTCAGTGATGGCAGTTGGCTTGCTGTATGGTGTTCAAAACATCTCATTAATTAGTATCTATCTTGGCGGTTCATCAATAAACCATATTCTTTTTGGCTCTGTTTCTTTGCTGCTATTTGCTTATGTATCAAGATTTATGGCAATTGCTTTTAATTCTACTAGTGCCTCCAGTGAGCAAATCAAGCCCATATATGGACAAAGTGCTCGATTATTAGGCGCTTCTAGGCTTCGTTTAATCAGAGATGTTTATCTACCTATGATGATGCCAGGTATTTTAGCTGGAGGCTTGTTAGTCGCGGTTGATGTTATGAAAGAACTTCCAGCTACCTATCTTTTAAGGCCTTTTGGTTGGGATACGCTTGCCATAAGGGTTTTTGAATTGAGCTCTGAAGGGCTATATGAGAGAGCTGCTATTCCAGCTCTAATGATGGTATTTTTTGGTGCAATTATTATGCTCCTTTTTAATAAACTTGATAACAAGAAATATTAA
- a CDS encoding extracellular solute-binding protein, whose translation MNIKRSIVLSLTLSTILMGTVTQIQAASDEVTVYSSRKEHLIKPLFEQFTKKTGIEVNYLTGSGGDLIERLKLEGHNTPADMFMTVDAGDLWYAGTQDIFQSVSTETIKSNIPSYLRDPNGLWTGLSVRARTIVYSTDRVKPADLSTYGDLASSIWNQRLCLRTSKKIYTKSLVASIIHNQGEDKASEIISGWVNNLAAVPNAKDSHVMDAIIAGQCDVGLVNTYYFGRLIEKTPDAPVRLFWANQETTGVHVNVSGAGITKHASNPSGATQLLEWLSSAEAQAIYGSLNKEYPANQNIDSDEIVSSWGDFKQDKMNLSIAGILQADAVKLMQRLGYK comes from the coding sequence ATGAATATAAAGCGCTCCATCGTTCTCTCTTTAACTCTTTCAACAATCTTAATGGGCACTGTCACTCAGATTCAGGCTGCATCGGATGAGGTCACAGTTTATAGTTCAAGAAAAGAGCATTTGATAAAGCCTCTTTTTGAACAATTCACAAAAAAAACAGGCATAGAAGTAAATTATCTAACTGGAAGTGGGGGTGACCTAATAGAAAGACTTAAGTTGGAAGGGCATAACACGCCAGCAGATATGTTTATGACAGTTGATGCTGGAGATCTTTGGTATGCTGGTACTCAGGATATTTTTCAAAGTGTTAGTACTGAAACTATTAAAAGCAACATCCCATCTTACTTAAGAGATCCAAATGGACTATGGACAGGACTGTCAGTTAGAGCGAGAACAATTGTTTATAGTACTGATCGCGTTAAGCCTGCTGATTTATCTACTTATGGAGACTTGGCTTCAAGTATTTGGAATCAAAGGCTATGTTTGAGAACCAGTAAAAAGATTTATACAAAGTCTTTGGTTGCCTCAATTATTCATAATCAAGGTGAGGATAAGGCTTCTGAAATAATTAGTGGCTGGGTAAATAATTTAGCAGCAGTGCCAAATGCAAAAGACTCTCATGTTATGGATGCAATAATTGCAGGCCAGTGTGATGTTGGATTAGTCAATACTTATTACTTTGGGCGATTAATTGAGAAAACTCCAGATGCTCCTGTGAGGCTTTTTTGGGCAAACCAAGAAACTACAGGCGTTCATGTTAATGTCTCTGGCGCTGGTATAACTAAGCATGCCTCAAATCCTTCTGGTGCAACTCAATTACTGGAATGGTTGTCTTCAGCTGAAGCTCAGGCAATTTATGGCTCTCTCAATAAAGAATATCCTGCAAATCAAAATATTGATTCTGATGAAATTGTTTCTTCATGGGGTGATTTTAAGCAGGACAAGATGAATCTTTCCATAGCTGGTATATTGCAAGCTGATGCAGTTAAATTAATGCAAAGGTTGGGATATAAATAA
- a CDS encoding ABC transporter ATP-binding protein translates to MLSVSNLSITFDVNHVLDGFNLNLESGDIFALLGDSGSGKSSALRFIAGLEKAKDGSVVLDGKDLSMSGVHSVRPEQREIGMVFQDYALFPHMNVFQNISFGIDHLAKDEKSLKVTSLLELISLSGIEKKYPHQLSGGEQQRVSLARALANSPKLLLLDEPFSSLDKSHRDELIRDVRNILKKKSVTSILVTHDEKEAEVFADKIGKIEKKQLLVV, encoded by the coding sequence ATGCTAAGTGTAAGTAATTTGTCAATCACATTTGACGTAAATCATGTCCTAGATGGATTCAATCTTAATCTAGAAAGTGGCGATATTTTTGCTCTATTAGGCGATAGCGGCAGTGGAAAAAGCTCTGCGCTGAGATTTATTGCTGGCCTTGAGAAAGCTAAGGATGGTTCTGTAGTTCTAGATGGGAAGGATCTTAGTATGAGCGGCGTTCATTCAGTAAGGCCTGAACAAAGGGAAATTGGAATGGTATTTCAAGATTACGCACTATTTCCACACATGAATGTTTTTCAAAATATTAGTTTTGGAATAGATCACCTTGCTAAAGATGAAAAAAGTCTTAAAGTTACCTCACTTTTAGAACTAATAAGTCTTAGTGGAATAGAAAAGAAGTACCCCCATCAGCTGTCTGGTGGAGAGCAGCAGCGTGTTTCTCTAGCAAGGGCATTGGCTAACTCACCCAAACTTTTACTACTTGATGAGCCTTTTTCTAGCCTTGACAAATCTCATCGTGATGAACTTATTAGGGATGTTAGAAATATACTAAAGAAGAAGTCAGTCACATCAATACTTGTAACTCATGATGAAAAGGAAGCGGAAGTATTTGCAGATAAAATTGGAAAAATTGAAAAAAAACAGTTGCTTGTTGTTTGA